TAAACCAACGATTTAAATCGGCCCCTTACGTAACAATAGAAATATGAATACACCCACACTGAAAACAGAGTGACACAACGCAGTGAGTGAACGGTTCAACTACGTGCTCATATCtgtgtgttgtttattttttttattttatcaaactGCATGTCTCCTGCAGCTCTTGTTGGTTTTGAGGAATACATGAGCGCTCTGCCACCAGAAGGTGGGAAAAAGAGTCGAGCAAAAGCCTTCAGGATCCCCGGCCTCGGCAAGCGGGACAAGGAGCCCGACTCCACGTGAGtgtcgcacacgcacacgcatacacacacacacactgaatgttattgtttttattaccaGCCTCGGTTTGGGTAATAActgataaatgaaaataaaacacacaatgggttttttgttttgtatttgcagAGACTCCACTGTGACGGAGACGCTGGTGAGTATCAGACTAAATAATCCAAATGAAAGGCTGCCGCTTCTAAACCGCCGACTCTATTCTCATTCCTAAAGCTGCAGTGATCCCTGCAGACTAATGTGTTCAAAAGAACTTCTGCACAGCCAGAAGAATATGTGTTCTTTTAGGGGaaattgtgtatgtgtatgtttgtggaACAAAGTTGAGCGGGAaatcacgcgtgtgtgtgtggtaatgaCTTCACTGACGGTGTGGGGTTTCCCAGGTTTATTCTGGTACTTCTAAGAAGAGGTTATTGAGatgctgtgtgcatgtgtggggaTAGATACTCCCACTATGTGAGAATGGGGATGCGTGTGCTTTGCACGCTGCCACCTAACAGACTGAATAGGAGAGTCAACAGGATGTAAACACTGACCGTCCATTCACCTTCTATGTTCAACATTAAAATGGTTATTAGTGACAGAAGTTGCATTAATactgaataaatgttaaaaactaATCTGTCTTTCGATCATATTAAGGGTGCCAATTGTGTTTTGCCGAAAATATATTGTTTAGGCCTTGCTGCTTTAACCGACGCCCTAAACATGATCAGTGGCTGAATAAAATCTAAGCAGGATTTTAGGGCAAAGTGACAGCCTCGACAACTTGATGgaatatttaatgttttctgtcagaaaacattaaatatagaagagaaggaggaaaaaaaaagctgagagGCACAGCAAATGTAATAAATGTCGTTTATTGGGACATGCAACTCCTTTTTCACATTTATGATATTTATTTGGtttatattaattaatattcattaatattaataaatattgACTATAGCTGCCTTAAATCAATATAATTATACCTGCAGTTAAGCTGCTCCTACAgttttacatttcagtgtgtttacCTGTTCTCAGTATTCATAAATCCAATTTCCGTTCACTGTGATCTGATACAAAAAGTATTATCAATGGCACAGTTACACTTGTCATGTGAACCTGACCTACGGAGATCTGTATACTGTAATCAGATCATTTCAAACACCATCTGTTTATGTCCACACTTCACACTGTGTAAAAATATCCGCTCCCGTGTCGTCTCTCATTTCTTATTTTGAATATCATGTGTCAGGCATCCCAAGCTTTGTTTGATCTGCTGGTGAAGACAGTGGAAGTTTGTTAGCGTCTGTTTATCGTCTCACGCACTCCAATACAAAGCTGTCATTGGTCGTTATAAAGGCGCCAGTCCAACAGTGTGACAAAGTGTGTCAGATATGATAATGATGTTGTTGACtccttctcctgtgtgtgtgtgtgtgtgttcgtgtgttcGTGTTCGTGCATTCATTTAGAATTTACCCCTGGAAGTAGATGATGAGGGATTTGTCATCCGAGCTGACAGCACGCACAATGATATCCTTTTTTCAGCCGTTTCACAGGATAATTCAGTACAATGTTATATCTTTTTAACATTTCCTTTCCTTGATCAATTATTgcttataattattatttgttgtaGTTCAAGTGTAGTGTAAGTATCATAATGTTTATTTATCTCTTATTAATTCTTACTGATTGGTGGTTAGTTAAGACAGGGGGCAACAGTCACAATTATTACATAAACCACAAAAGCTGATGGTATACGTCTTGTACTCAATATACTACTACTAATGATTTACggaatatttctaatataatatttatgaaATACATCTGGACCTCAATATTAACAAATGTAAAGCACAACAACTTGAGCTTTCTTTATATTCCCCTCAGTTGGAAACAAAGACTTAAGACTTCTGAAGGATTTCAAAAACGTTTCTCCCTCACATGACCGATGCTGTGCACCAAATTAACCTTCATGAGACCAATGAATAGACTCTAAGAAGGCACGTAACTAAGGTGGAGggctttttaaattaaacataATCAGAAGGTGAGAGGTGAGTTTGACCATTAACACAAATGGCCATCTTGATGAGTGTTTAAACAAATGACTAATTGCGTCCCCCCCAAGCAGACGCCTGCATGGGACATTAATAAATTGTGTTCATAACCAAACACCCTGATTGATTTATCAGCAGCACCCTGACATTACTAGATAACAACTCTTTTATCATCCTGTGCGTTTGACCCGCCGTGTGGGCAGAATCTATTAATTTGCCATTAAAACGTCCTCATGCTGCACACGTCCATCGGTTTATCTGAATCTCCTGAAGCACAAAAACGCACCTCACATGACGCTTCCGCGTGCAGCAGAGTGCAGCCCGGACAAAGAGGAAGGGGAGGCGTTGAGGGTGAGGCGGGATGTGGCGGTTGGGCTATTTGAAGCTCTGCAGCAGTCCCCTTCACTCTGCAGGCCTTCAGCGTCTGTCTTCATATCTGTCTTCGTTGCACGACACGCTTGCCTGCATTTTCTCCTGATTTATTTAGTCTGATATATGAattgacaaaaaacaaattaaaccgTCAATTTGCAGTATAGTTGAGTAAATTAAATTTAGTTTAATTACTGACTCATTACATTAAGAATTTTGCATATTAAAACTCTTTAAGCAAATCAAGCAGAATTCATCATAAAGTCTTGTGCCGGTGTCCAAGCAGGGCTCTGCGGCTTTCCTATCTTGATCTATTCCGGCCGATCACCTCCTTTCATCCCTACTCTACAGTTCTCCTtaacctcctctcctctttacgCTGCTCTGAAGACAAGGAGAACAACTTTTACTCCAGTGACTCTGACTTTGATGACGAGGAGCCCAAGAAGTTCCACATCCAGATTAGACCAGTGGTCAGCAGCAGCCGCAGTAACCCTGCTGCCACGGAGAAGGAGCTGAAAGCCACCGTTGGGGCGCTGACGCTGCCGCCCAACAGAGGCGTCCGGCAACAGGTTGTGATCGTTTTTGTGGTTTTTTAAggtgctgtgtgtttttccacatCCATGAAagagtagtttttttttaccctaAAAATGTGCAGTTAAATGTGACGTGTCCCTTCATTGCAATAAACATGAGCTTAAAGACCTCCTGCTTTGTATACCCACTACAGACCTTAATGCATGTTAATTTGCTGCTGAAAATAACAGCGTATGAACGTACTTCTTAGACAGGAGAGTCGTTTTTGGTTCTTTGGCGTTGTTTCACCATCCTTTTCTTTAACACGAGGCCCCTGTATTGACCCAAGCTGCCCCCTCTCTTGACTTTCAGGTGTCAACCCAGCGGCATCTCTCTAGTAAGTTCAAACAAATGtgtgtcaatgttttttttctgattttggagtcattttttattgtctttccAGCACAACCTACCGTCTGTTGTTCTTTGTGTACTGCATATTATACTGCAGACTGAAAGCTGTTGTGTCTGTTCAGGGAACTCGAGTACTGCAGGAGGTCTGTCGGAAGATAGAGATGTTGCATCCCACAGGGGTGAGTCTGGTTTTAGTCTCCtattttcaatatttatgtTTGACAAGCTCTTCTTTACATACATTTTAGTATAGAACTTGGTTgataaacattctttttttcatatttttgtacgTTGTATTGACCAAATCGTGAATTAATTGATAATTACAACAATATAATTAATAGTTTAGTACACATTCATTTTGAGCCAGGTGTactgaaatgacaaaatgttATCCGTCATTGAAAGGCGAAGTCTGTCTTGTTACCTGCAATGGAGGTTTGTCTGTGGATAATTTTGAAAACATATATACGCTCACAGAGAACCACATATGAAGGATGCAATTAGCTTTTCCTTCCTGCAGAATCTCCCTATCTGCAGCCTGTGTAGCCATGGTTCCCTCTAGACAGAAAATCTCTTCACTGGCTGACCTTGCGTAAACAGCCACGCTCCATTTGTCGCTCCTGGTCTTCTGCTCGTGCTCTTGGGCATGTTTTTTATCACAGACTGGTTTGTTAGCCGCCAGTATTCTAGGCTGCAGGCTACAACCTGACTGCAGTGGGGAGTCTGTCTCGCTTAAGCGGCTGCAGGATTAACGATGAGCGTCTGATTAAAGCTGTtgctctgcagcggtggctggAGCTGATTGAGGCCGAGCTAATTGGTGGTATTTATCACAGGGAAGGTAATTCCAAATGGCCTTTTCTCTCACGCCCTTCTATCTCAGTCGAGCTCAGCCTCCCATTAATCGCTGTGACGAAGCACACGTGCAGCTGATTAGACCTGGTTAGGAAGAAGTTCTCTGCAGTGACCCTCtcgctcagtgtgtgtgtgtgtgtgtgtgtgtgtgtcagttacAGATGGGGAGCAGGAGGGCCTGCGCCGATCCACCTCCAGTCCTGATCACAGCAGGTGAGATGGCTCTACTTTTCATATCTCTTGCCCGTCTCTGGTTGGAGGAGTAGAGAGACGTATTTGGAGGTGAACTTACGTCATCTGTGGCCTTTTCAGAGCTCTGAAGCTTGTCGGGTTTCTTTCTCAGGCGCTCCACTGTCACTGTTTTaacttttctctcctccttcaatTCCTCGGCAGGTTAATTAGTCCTATTTTTTTTACGGaaagaaaaccccccaaaaagaccAGACCTGTATATACCTACACACCTACACCAGGTGGCTATTAATCTGCTGCAATAACGGCAACTGTTGATTTAGAATTCCGCCTCAAGGAAATTGCTTCCATTCAGCCGAAAGTGTGTCACTAATGAGTTTCAGGCTGATTAGGTCTGTCTTGTAGTACATGTTCCAGTTCATTCCAAAGCTGGTGGATGGTGTTTATGTCGGGGCTCTCTGTAGGCCAGTGAAAGTCTTCTATTCTTCTACTTCTAACTGGTTTTTAATCAGAGGCATTGTCATATTTAAACAGGATAGATTCTTCACCAAGCTGTTTCCACAAAGTTGGACCCTATTATCTAAAATAGTGGGTATGTTTTAAAACGCTTCCATCAGGCCTAGTTTCTTATCTGTGGATGTGCCGTGTTTCTTCAGTTGTGCACAGTAGGCCTTTCTCTCTTACCTCTGCTCATCTTCACGCCCTCAATCCCTCCGGACCCCTCCCTGTTTTGTTTCTTATTCCAGGTTGAGTTCAACAGCGTCTGGGTCGGACAGTCTGTTTGGACCACCGCTGGATTCGGCCTTCAAGTCCAAAAGCTTTGACAGTCGAGAACAGATCCGAGAGCAGAACACTTTCGATGCCTCTCAATGTAAGACTTGTATATTTCCGTTCATATTGATGATGTTGTTGCaaatagaacattttttttagaagTAAATCTTTATTTTTGGTTCTGAAGCTTTTACCAATGAGTTTGTTGCTTCCTACTTGTGTTGACCAGCTGCACCGTTTTGACGCCCTgcaatgtgtttgctgtgtccGTGTCAGATGCTACCTTCTCGTCGgactcctcctctccagagaACGTCGAGGACTCTGGCCTGGACTCCCCTTCCCATCAGCCCCTCGGTCCCTCCCCAGAGCCGGTGGGTTGGGCAGCCTGGCCTCCGGTACCACAGAGTAAAGAGCAAATGCAAAAACTCGGACGACCAGTGGACCCTTTCCTCTCGGTTTTCCGTGACCCCTCCCCCGGGCGGGGTCCTCACCTGCAGGACGAACCCGCCGGCGCCTGGTCCGTCGCCTCGTCGCGGCCCTCTCGTGTCCCCCCAGATCAGGACCTTTCATCCATACGGTTCCCAGCTTTCTCCCAGTCCGTCCCCCCGGCCGAGGTGGAGCTGTCGGTGTGGAACTGCAAACACATCCCCCCCGAGGACCCCTTCCTTGCTGCGTTTGAGAGAACTGTCACCCAGGAGACTTTGAACCTGTCCGACGCCTGGGCCCGACCCCCACCTCGCGCGACCCCGGAGGGCAGGCGGATGGACGCGCGAGGAGACCCATTTGCCGTCACCAAGACACTCCCGAactcctcctgcgcctcctcctccaatcGTAAAAACCGAGACAGGAAAAGAGACCAgagcctccctcctcccgtgACTCCCGATGACCCGTTCGCCATCACGATGATTGGCAGCCCGACGCACCAGTCGTCgctggctgcagcagctggCTTCGTCcctccacacagcagcagcagcagcattggtgGCGGCGGCTCTACCAACAGCAACAGGCTGGTACCTGAGACCAATTCAAGCTCTTTGCCCACAGCGCAGCCCAAGAAGGAGCTAATTCCCTGGAACTCTTTCCACAACCCATTCAGTGAAAGCGTCTCCGGGGGGGCGAGCGGCTCCAAAacacaggaggggggagggaaaggcAAAGTaggtggagagaggaggaagcatcGATCGTCAGACAGTGAGCCGCGCAGGAACGCCCCTCCACTCACCAGGCATTCGGGACCACAGGAggatttgtgtttttccacaGATAAAGATCAAGACTGCCTGGATTTGAACTCTCAGATAACATGCAGCATCAGCTCGCACAAGGGTACTGATTCTTTTATTTGTCACATAAGAGTCACGTAATGCTATCACTGGCattgcatttatctgtttccaAAGCAATGTCTAAATGATGTACCATCGAAGTCGCAGTACATCAAGGAGCAGTCCTGCGACGTTGCATGTTCCACCCAACGTAACTACAGCACTGCAGCATGTGTTTGAGGGACTGCATGAGTAGTTTTGTCCATTTGTATTGAATCAGAAGGTGCATAAAGCCGCATGAGGGAGTCCAGCGAGACGGGTGCTGTGCTAGTGGCCTCTTTTATAGCTGATCATTAGCAACTTGAGCTTaatgggagcagcagcagggagccAGTGGAGAGTGACATTTTGGACCATTTAAAGAGGTTTTTACTGTGCATGCTGGCTGGCAGTCCTGCCAGAAGGGCGTTGCAGTAGTCAATGCGACAGCTGGCCAGTGCAGCGCAGTCATTTTAATGTGTAGCTTTAGCTGTTCACATAATTCACAGGGCTTCAATCAAACCAGCCATAATATCTGCAAATCCACACAGCCGATTGCTGCCAGCAGTTGCTTTAAAAGTTGCCAAATCTAGACGCCCGTCAGCTAGCAGCTAAGACTTTGCTGAGGCACCGAGTGCATTCAATTTATTGTTGCTTTCAGGATGTAATCtgaatttaaacaaatttaaccGTATTTCTTTCTAAAACCTTAACTTTAAAAAGCTTCATCATATCCTCAAGAATTCTTACAGATGAACAAAGCGTCGTTCTTGCAGTGAGTACCAGGGAGGCAGAAACTCTTGGGGTTTCTTTCTCACTAAAGAAGAAAATCTCTGAAGAACAATCCGACACCAACAGGGCCCTAAATCCCTCAAGCATTATGTTTTGTGCCAGCTTGTCTTTGGCAGCGAGATCGGAGCAGCATTTCCCCGGCTGTTCTGAAACTGACTTGGAGTGTTTCCGTTTTTCATAATCTGCATTGTGTGATTTTCCGttgttttgatgtgtgtttgtaaggATCCAAGCACAACTTCAGACACAACACGACGGAAGTTGTAGCAGCCGCTCCTCAGAGAGCAACACGAGGCAAGAGGACGTCGAGCCGACTCAGCGGCTGCGAGAGAGTAAGTTCATTTCTCAGCTaatttaattattcatattttgttaACATTGTTCGCCCTGATACTCTTgatttttttatgttatttaaatGATAGGGATTACCTGACAATTGTAAGCAGTAGGAAGAACTGaatgtaaaaagtaaaacaacagtCTTCTGTTGATGCTTCTAATCATTTCTATACTGTCAGGATTCTTAATAGTATCTGACCAAATGTATCCAAACTGTATAAATGATAATATTCCCCACTGATCCAATAGGTCTTTTGTATGAAAATAGAGCCAATATTGTTAATTCTTGTGTTTCAGTCGCGGTCTCTGTGCTCCTCTCCGCTGCCGGAGCCCagcccctccctcacctcctcctcctcctcctccagccccaGCGAGTGGGGTCCTCAGGTCAGGGACAACGACTGGGGTGGTCAAAACCGAGCGCCCAGTCCCGCCAGAGCTGGACAAGCCTCACCTCTGCCGTACCACCACCAGGACCACCAACAAAGACCGCGTAAGCCTCAGCACACAAACGCAGTGTGTTTGAAACGCGTGGAAGGATTTGTGGTGAAGTGGGCCTTCTGCTGCAAGTAGGACGTATTCAGATGGATCGTTTGAGACGGTTTAACACACAAGACATGAGCGTGGTGTCGATCTTCTCATCTGACTTTCATgtcactcatgtaaaactcactATCCTAACCGTAGAATTCTCCCATTTGCAGTGCACCTGTCCCGAGGTCCCAGTCCCATTTCGCTCAGTACGCAGGAGGCGTGGCCTGTGGCTGCAGCCATAACGGAATATATCAATGCCTACTTCAAAGGTGGACAACACAACCGGTCAGCATTAAATCCCTTTCTTAAAaatcacaaagacaaacatgttttGCACATTTTCTGCTCTTGAAGATGAACTTACCAGGTAACTGCATCGACTGGTGTGGTTATGAtttgtagttttttgttttgggcTGCTTGTAAACAGGATTCGTATGAACTTgtgtctgcttttctctctccaggtgTCTGGTGAAGATCACAGGAGACCTGACGATGTCCTTCCCCGCTGGAATCACCCGGATATTCACAGCCAACCCAAACGTTCCCGTGCTCAGTTTCAGACTGGTCAACACCTCAAGGGTCGATCACTTCCTGCCAAATCAAAAGCTGCTGTACAGGTCAGCTGCCGTCGGCATGTTTATTCACAACTTTGTTTGAAACTGTAACGCAATCCTCACCGTCCTGCCGTCTCCGCAGTGATCCGTCTCAGAGTGACCCTGACACCAGAGACTTCTGGTTCAACATGCAGGCGCTGCAGCTCTACCTGCAGAGAGAGGCTGAACTCAACCCTCAGGCCTCGTACTACAACATCGCGTTGCTCAAGTATCAGGTCAGGATTTGAAATTCGTATGCGCCAATACGATCTTTCCTGCATATTCGGGCTATTTTGAGCACAATTGCTATTCTGGATGCTGTTACTTAAATAAACAGTCTGTAATTCACACATTTTTCCCAAAGCTTACTGGGAATGTAGAATTTTCCTTGAAAGAAAAGCTTTCTTTAAGTACATTTTTGTTCACTTTCCATTTACTTTTTATACTTTATTATCTGTTGAAATTGTATCATTCCTTGTTGACAAATATCACATTTCGTCAGTGTTCTGACGTGACATCTTTACGGATACTGGAAGTGTATCATCTGAATACTCTGTTTTTACCACTGTGAACTTAAAATACTACAAAGTGTTCTGTTGACAACTGTCAATAAATTATTGAGAAATTAGTGGCTcgtaaaaaagtgttttttatctATTCCATCAGTTGACCAAAGGTTATATAAACTTACGATGTCTCCAAACTCgcttgcaaatgtttttttgttttttttattatcttcaACCCATTGAAACAAAAGTTCTGTTCCATCTGCTCAGGTGTCGTCTCAGGACCCGGGTCGGGCTCCCTTGCTCCTGTCTGCAGAGTGTCAGCGTAGCGGCACGGTGACACGGGTGTCACTGGATTACCACTGCTGCCCCGCCACCGCGCCCTCCACGCAGCTCGCCGCTGTTCAGGTGCTGCTGCCATTAGACCACACTGCCACCGATCTGCAGTGCCAGCCTCCTGCCTCCTGGttagtgatgatgtcatcgtgggTGGGTAACGAGCAGCGGTCGTGTGGGCTGTCGGTCGCCCGTAACCAGTgttatgttattatattatattataatcaaAACGATTATTTCATACACTCATCTCGTATGGCCATACATCTAAAAGTCATCACGGTATTTGACTGACCAGCACAAATGTCCACCTAATGATGGGCCAGGAGGAAAAGACTGGACTAAGATGTCACATTAACCCGTCCAGTAGTCGGTGAGATATTGCAGTCTGGAACAAAGAGTCAAACCAGCTGACCAATACTTCTTCTATTAGTTGTGTTTTGCTATTGTTAGCCATGTTATTGTTTATCTCACTGaacattgttttttctgtgCAGGAACGCTGAGGAAAGACGGCTGCTGTGGAAACTCCCAAACATCTCCCCGACCAACCACAGCAAAGGTCAGAGCGCTGCATCTCTCATTGTACCTctttgcttttatttcctctaCCCTTCATtgagcaaagagagagaaacctaCACACCCAGATGCACGGATTATCACCTTGTTATCCTTCTGTTATATTTGCGTCATTCAAATTCGGGCCACAATTATTTTCTACTTAATTTCCTTCCTGCCGGGTTCACATCTCCACATTTTGGCAAGACATAGAAATTTAGATCTTTGCGTGTCATCCCCTTTTGACTGCAGCATCAGCATGTGAACGTTTATCTCATCTAATAGAGATAGCGCTACATGGCATGAGGCTTAGTCATAGTTGTCAGTGATTAATCGGATGTTAGAATGTTCATAGTTGAAAGAAAACACCCTCTTCGttaatgtaaatgtatgtatttaacTAACTAATTTAACATTGTCCAGTGTATTCAGGAGCGTTGTCCTCCATGTGTCTCTTGTATCTGCGTCCCAGGCTCAGGGACTCTGTGTGCCAGCTGGCAGTGCCTTGAGGTCCCCCGCGGTCCTCCACCCAGCCTGGCTGTGCAGTTTTTGGGCTCCGGGGCCTCGCTGTCGGGGATGGACGTGCAGCTGGTGGGCAGCCGCTACCGCATGTCGCTGGTCAAGAAGAGATTTGCCACAGGtacacaaagagaagcactttggtttatttgcacacacactgcatgtttatttgtgtttagaAATGCACCTCCTGATATCTATTAAAATTAGATTAGATAATTCAATGTATAGTAAATTATAGTATAAGTTGGACTCACGGAGGCTGATTTCATGGTAAGTACCAGTAGATTCAAGTTATTTGAGGATTGAGTGGTCTTAAATGAAGCAGAAAGTACAAACAGTTGTTGTTCACCA
This Gasterosteus aculeatus chromosome 8, fGasAcu3.hap1.1, whole genome shotgun sequence DNA region includes the following protein-coding sequences:
- the fcho1 gene encoding f-BAR domain only protein 1 isoform X2, with protein sequence MAFFKSNFWGEKNAGFDVLYHNMKHGQLATKELAEFVRESAAIEETYSKSMSKLAKMASNGSPLGTFAPMWDVFRVSSDKLALCHLELMKKMNDLIRDINKYGDEQVKIHRRTKEEMVGTVEAVQAVQVQNGHLQKSKEGYHSKCSELDRLRKEGAPQKELEKAELKSKKAAESFALCIEKYNRVGGEFEQKMSESSQKFQEIEEAHLRQIKQLIKGYSHSIEDTHVQVGQVHEEFKQNVENIGIDSLIQKFAESKGTGKDRPALVGFEEYMSALPPEGGKKSRAKAFRIPGLGKRDKEPDSTDSTVTETLNLPLEVDDEGFVIRADSTHNGCSEDKENNFYSSDSDFDDEEPKKFHIQIRPVVSSSRSNPAATEKELKATVGALTLPPNRGVRQQVSTQRHLSRNSSTAGGLSEDRDVASHRDGEQEGLRRSTSSPDHSRLSSTASGSDSLFGPPLDSAFKSKSFDSREQIREQNTFDASQYATFSSDSSSPENVEDSGLDSPSHQPLGPSPEPVGWAAWPPVPQSKEQMQKLGRPVDPFLSVFRDPSPGRGPHLQDEPAGAWSVASSRPSRVPPDQDLSSIRFPAFSQSVPPAEVELSVWNCKHIPPEDPFLAAFERTVTQETLNLSDAWARPPPRATPEGRRMDARGDPFAVTKTLPNSSCASSSNRKNRDRKRDQSLPPPVTPDDPFAITMIGSPTHQSSLAAAAGFVPPHSSSSSIGGGGSTNSNRLVPETNSSSLPTAQPKKELIPWNSFHNPFSESVSGGASGSKTQEGGGKGKVGGERRKHRSSDSEPRRNAPPLTRHSGPQEDLCFSTDKDQDCLDLNSQITCSISSHKGSKHNFRHNTTEVVAAAPQRATRGKRTSSRLSGCERSRSLCSSPLPEPSPSLTSSSSSSSPSEWGPQVRDNDWGGQNRAPSPARAGQASPLPYHHQDHQQRPLHLSRGPSPISLSTQEAWPVAAAITEYINAYFKGGQHNRCLVKITGDLTMSFPAGITRIFTANPNVPVLSFRLVNTSRVDHFLPNQKLLYSDPSQSDPDTRDFWFNMQALQLYLQREAELNPQASYYNIALLKYQVSSQDPGRAPLLLSAECQRSGTVTRVSLDYHCCPATAPSTQLAAVQVLLPLDHTATDLQCQPPASWNAEERRLLWKLPNISPTNHSKGSGTLCASWQCLEVPRGPPPSLAVQFLGSGASLSGMDVQLVGSRYRMSLVKKRFATGKYMASCSL
- the fcho1 gene encoding f-BAR domain only protein 1 isoform X1, with product MAFFKSNFWGEKNAGFDVLYHNMKHGQLATKELAEFVRESAAIEETYSKSMSKLAKMASNGSPLGTFAPMWDVFRVSSDKLALCHLELMKKMNDLIRDINKYGDEQVKIHRRTKEEMVGTVEAVQAVQVQNGHLQKSKEGYHSKCSELDRLRKEGAPQKELEKAELKSKKAAESFALCIEKYNRVGGEFEQKMSESSQKFQEIEEAHLRQIKQLIKGYSHSIEDTHVQVGQVHEEFKQNVENIGIDSLIQKFAESKGTGKDRPALVGFEEYMSALPPEGGKKSRAKAFRIPGLGKRDKEPDSTDSTVTETLNLPLEVDDEGFVIRADSTHNGCSEDKENNFYSSDSDFDDEEPKKFHIQIRPVVSSSRSNPAATEKELKATVGALTLPPNRGVRQQVSTQRHLSRNSSTAGGLSEDRDVASHRVTDGEQEGLRRSTSSPDHSRLSSTASGSDSLFGPPLDSAFKSKSFDSREQIREQNTFDASQYATFSSDSSSPENVEDSGLDSPSHQPLGPSPEPVGWAAWPPVPQSKEQMQKLGRPVDPFLSVFRDPSPGRGPHLQDEPAGAWSVASSRPSRVPPDQDLSSIRFPAFSQSVPPAEVELSVWNCKHIPPEDPFLAAFERTVTQETLNLSDAWARPPPRATPEGRRMDARGDPFAVTKTLPNSSCASSSNRKNRDRKRDQSLPPPVTPDDPFAITMIGSPTHQSSLAAAAGFVPPHSSSSSIGGGGSTNSNRLVPETNSSSLPTAQPKKELIPWNSFHNPFSESVSGGASGSKTQEGGGKGKVGGERRKHRSSDSEPRRNAPPLTRHSGPQEDLCFSTDKDQDCLDLNSQITCSISSHKGSKHNFRHNTTEVVAAAPQRATRGKRTSSRLSGCERSRSLCSSPLPEPSPSLTSSSSSSSPSEWGPQVRDNDWGGQNRAPSPARAGQASPLPYHHQDHQQRPLHLSRGPSPISLSTQEAWPVAAAITEYINAYFKGGQHNRCLVKITGDLTMSFPAGITRIFTANPNVPVLSFRLVNTSRVDHFLPNQKLLYSDPSQSDPDTRDFWFNMQALQLYLQREAELNPQASYYNIALLKYQVSSQDPGRAPLLLSAECQRSGTVTRVSLDYHCCPATAPSTQLAAVQVLLPLDHTATDLQCQPPASWNAEERRLLWKLPNISPTNHSKGSGTLCASWQCLEVPRGPPPSLAVQFLGSGASLSGMDVQLVGSRYRMSLVKKRFATGKYMASCSL